In Candidatus Defluviilinea proxima, a single genomic region encodes these proteins:
- a CDS encoding recombinase family protein, whose protein sequence is MAAMLTDFLATLRSYPFIFFGIFEPAGLNIFIIEDIQMTCRAVIYIRTSSETQGANSSPIEQEADCLHLAQEKGLQVIRVYRDVEKYRVGNKMVEPSGSRSDRPGLLAMLEDAARDEFDVILGWREDRLYRGLRSMLTVLETVQDYKIEILLAKENFDSKIAPVRAWAAQMELDGMKERLGMGVKARLKAGKANTGQDRYGYIRIGDKIHVVDEEADWVRKIFEWYNKGVSLSQIRERLIAGNAPQKGSSTPRHIHWARSSIQGIFESAKEYAYGYKEQSRGGETFQIPVEPIIDIPTYELFKAQRERNKTNSPQQIRHDYLLSGHLKCSCNLTWQAKTATHRRSRNGEWIERKTPIGTYFCPQSHKELRTSDCPKSISAKQAEAQIWEKVSEFITNPAYLLAEAEAKVSRLQKDYEQMQREEIRLHKELKRLNDERQEFITKACKERMPDEELTPQMNALYEKERGVQRRLTTIERTKDDFTKLDLEEQIKKYVAELQSEMVELIHADPQAQEERHQVFMLKKRILDTVLKEARVDQNRQVHIKFRSDFTTRTN, encoded by the coding sequence ATGGCAGCGATGCTGACTGATTTCTTAGCGACACTTAGGTCCTACCCTTTCATTTTCTTCGGTATATTTGAACCGGCAGGTTTAAATATTTTCATTATTGAGGACATCCAAATGACATGCAGAGCGGTGATTTACATCCGTACCTCTTCAGAAACACAAGGGGCAAATTCCAGCCCAATTGAACAGGAAGCAGATTGCTTGCATCTGGCTCAGGAAAAAGGATTGCAAGTGATTCGTGTTTATCGCGACGTGGAAAAATATCGCGTGGGCAACAAAATGGTCGAGCCATCGGGCAGTCGTTCAGACCGTCCCGGTCTGTTAGCCATGCTCGAAGACGCTGCCAGAGATGAGTTCGATGTCATTCTCGGCTGGCGAGAGGACAGACTGTACCGAGGATTGCGTTCCATGTTGACGGTTTTGGAAACAGTCCAGGACTATAAGATCGAAATTCTGTTGGCAAAAGAAAATTTCGATTCCAAGATCGCTCCTGTCCGTGCCTGGGCAGCCCAGATGGAATTGGACGGAATGAAAGAGCGATTGGGAATGGGGGTCAAAGCACGACTGAAAGCGGGCAAAGCAAACACAGGGCAAGACCGCTACGGGTATATTCGTATCGGTGACAAGATCCATGTTGTTGATGAAGAAGCAGACTGGGTCAGGAAAATCTTTGAATGGTACAACAAGGGTGTTTCACTGTCACAGATCCGTGAAAGACTGATTGCCGGCAACGCTCCACAGAAGGGGAGCAGCACACCGAGGCATATCCACTGGGCTCGCTCCAGCATCCAGGGGATTTTTGAATCTGCGAAAGAGTATGCCTATGGCTACAAGGAACAATCGCGTGGTGGTGAAACTTTTCAAATCCCGGTGGAGCCTATTATCGATATCCCTACCTATGAGTTGTTCAAGGCGCAACGCGAAAGGAATAAAACCAATTCCCCCCAACAAATCCGCCATGACTATCTGCTTTCCGGACATCTAAAGTGCTCATGTAACCTGACCTGGCAAGCAAAAACAGCAACTCACCGTCGCAGCCGAAATGGGGAGTGGATCGAGCGCAAGACTCCCATCGGGACCTATTTCTGCCCGCAGTCGCATAAGGAGTTACGAACCTCAGATTGCCCCAAGTCGATTAGCGCCAAACAAGCCGAAGCCCAAATCTGGGAGAAGGTAAGCGAATTTATTACCAACCCAGCTTACCTTCTGGCTGAAGCGGAGGCTAAAGTTTCCCGATTGCAGAAAGACTACGAACAAATGCAGCGAGAGGAAATACGTCTGCATAAAGAACTCAAAAGGCTAAACGATGAACGTCAGGAATTCATCACCAAAGCTTGCAAAGAACGAATGCCTGATGAAGAGCTCACTCCCCAGATGAACGCACTGTATGAGAAGGAACGAGGAGTGCAACGTAGGCTGACAACCATTGAGCGAACGAAGGACGATTTTACAAAACTTGACTTGGAAGAACAGATAAAGAAATATGTAGCCGAATTGCAGTCAGAGATGGTTGAGCTGATTCATGCCGATCCTCAAGCCCAGGAGGAGAGACATCAGGTGTTTATGTTGAAGAAGCGAATCTTGGACACAGTTTTGAAGGAAGCACGAGTTGATCAAAACCGACAGGTACATATAAAGTTTCGTTCAGACTTTACGACCCGCACAAATTGA